The genomic DNA CCGTTATGCAGCCGCATCGTTATTCGCGCCTGAAAATTCTGTTCTCAGATTTCTGCGCCTGCATGAATGATGCAGATACCGTGATTGTGTCTGATGTTTACGCTGCGGGTGAAGACCCATTGCCCGATGCCAGCCGTGACAAGCTGATTGAAGGCCTGCGTGAACGTGGCCACCGCTCTGTTGTGCCACTTTCCAGCCCAGACCATTTGGCAGAAATGATCAATGCCATCGCCAAGCCGGGTGATTATGTTGTGTGCCTTGGTGCTGGCACCATCACCAACTGGGCGCAGGCTCTTCCTGCCCAGCTTGCCGCCCTGCAGGCGGAAGACAAAGGTGGCAACGCGGCATGAACAATCCGGCCTCCATGCAGGATATGGTCAAGCACGCCTTTGCCAATATGCGCGGAAGGCTGACACCACAGGCACCTCTTGGCCCACGCACATGGTTTCGGGTTGGTGGGGCTGCAGAATGGCTGTTTCAACCTGCCGATGCCGAAGATCTGGCCGGTGTTTTGCAACGTCTCTCCCCCGAACTGCCCATAACGGCTTTGGGGGCTTGCTCCAACATCATCATTCGTGATGGTGGTTTGGAAGGTGTTGTTGTGCGTATGGCCCGTGGCTTTGCAGACATTACGGTAGAAGCTGATGGCATTATAGCTGGCTGCGCCTGCCTGGATGCCACAGTGGCCGAACATGCAGCACAGGCTGGGCTTGCTGGACTGGAATTTCTGGCTGGCATTCCCGGCTCCATTGGGGGTGCCGTGCGCATGAACGCTGGCGCTTATGGATCAGACATTGCCAATGTTCTGGACTGGGCCGAAATTATTACCCGTGATGGCAGCCTGATCCGGCTGGATAACGCAGCCCTGCGGTTTGGCTATCGTCGCTCTGGCCTGCCAGAAGGCGCATTTGTTATTCGTGCGCGCTTGCGTGGCACGCCTGCAAACCCACAAGATGTTGCCAATCATATTACAGAAGTACGCGCTGCCCGTGAACTTTCTCAGCCTGTGCGCGCACGTACGGGCGGCTCCACCTTCCGTAACCCAGATGCAGAA from Acetobacter ascendens includes the following:
- the murB gene encoding UDP-N-acetylmuramate dehydrogenase produces the protein MNNPASMQDMVKHAFANMRGRLTPQAPLGPRTWFRVGGAAEWLFQPADAEDLAGVLQRLSPELPITALGACSNIIIRDGGLEGVVVRMARGFADITVEADGIIAGCACLDATVAEHAAQAGLAGLEFLAGIPGSIGGAVRMNAGAYGSDIANVLDWAEIITRDGSLIRLDNAALRFGYRRSGLPEGAFVIRARLRGTPANPQDVANHITEVRAARELSQPVRARTGGSTFRNPDAETSSRKAWELIDAAGCRGLRRGDAQVSEKHCNFLINLGNATAADLEGLGEDVRTRVAQNSGVSLHWEIKRLGKTEASVQ